Genomic window (Mycolicibacterium smegmatis):
AGTCAAGGTCGCCTGAGGACCCGGCGTCAACAGCGATGCCCGCAGCGTCTCATCGAGGCGCTGCGGGCATCGCTGTTCGCGTTACGGGCCTGCGCCGTCGGTTGACCCGGGCCAGGGCGAAAGCCTCGGCACCCTGCGGTTACACTGCTTGACGTGGTGCTCTTCTTCGAGATCCTGCTTGTCGCGGCCGTGCTGGTCATCACGTGGTTCGCGGTGTACGCGCTGTACCGTCTGGTCACCGACGAGTCGTGACGTCCGCCGGGGACACTCCTGAGCGCGGCTCGGGCGACCGCGCGGTGGCCGAGGCTGCCGAACGTGCCAAAGCGACCGGCGCGCGCAACATCCCGGTCTTCGACGACCTTCCGCTGCCCGCCGACACCGCCAATCTGCGTGACGGCGTGAGCCTGAGCGATTCGCTGCTCGCGTTGCTGCCGCTGGTCGGTGTGTGGCGCGGCGAGGGCGAGGGCCGTGACGCCGACGGCGACTACCGCTTCGGCCAGCAGATCGTGGTCTCCCACGACGGCGGCGACTACCTGAACTGGGAAGCCCGTTCGTGGCGCCTCGACGAGTCCGGCGAGTACCACTCCCCCGCGCTGCGTGAGACGGGCTACTGGCGGTTCGTCAGTGATCCCGCGGATCCGCACGAGACCCAGGCGATCGAGCTGCTGCTCGCACATTCGTCGGGCTACATCGAACTGTTCTACGGCAGGCCGCTCAACCAGTCCTCGTGGGAACTGGTCACCGATGCGCTGGCCCGCAGCAAGTCCGGGACGCTGGTCGGCGGTGCCAAACGGCTGTACGGCATCGTCGAAGGCGGCGATCTCGGTTATGTCGAGGAACGAGTGGACGCCGACGGCGGGCTGGTCCCGCATCTGTCGGCCCGATTGTCGAGGTACGTCGGCTAGTGCCCAATATGCGCCATGCGGCGGCGATCTTCGCCGTGGCCGCTGCCCTGTTGTCCGCGTGTGGTTCGAACGATTCCGAGCCCACCACCACCACCGAGACCGGCGGCTCGCAGAGCGAGACCCCGACCGGTCACGGCTCGTATGCCCACTGCCTGTCCGAGCACGGCGTCTCTGCGCCTCCCGGACCGGTGGCCGGCCCGCCGCCCGGGGTTGACCAGCAGAAGTGGCAGGAGGCCATGGACGCGTGCGCGACGCTGGCGCCCGGCCCCGCAGAGGCTCCGCAGGGCTGACGTCTCGGCGGGCGTCTCACAGCCGGCGCATAGCGGGCAAAAAGTTGCTGCTCAGCGCGCCTTCCTACCGTCACAGGCGTGATACAGACAGTTCTGCGTTCGACGCTCGCCGGCCTGGCCGCGGCCGCACTCGTCGGTTCCGTCGCGGCATGTTCGTCGTCGGAAGATCCGGCCGCGTCGGCGTCCACCGGTGCCGTCACGTCCGCTGAAACCACCGCCTTCGATGCGTACGGGCAGTGCCTCATCGAACACGGCATGCCCGCACCACCTGCGGGATTCGGGCCCCCGCCGGGACATCCGGACGGGCCGCCACCTCCGCCGCCCGGCGGCACGCCTCCCGGCGGGCCTCCTGGTGATGGTCAGGCTCCGCCTCCGCCGCCAGGCGTGGAACAGGCCGACTGGGACGACGCACGCGCGGCGTGCGAATCGCTCGCGCCCGCTTCGCCGCCCCGGTAGGGCCACGCGGTAACCGCCCCCAGATATGGGGCGGCCCCCGAGCCGTTGTTCCTGGTTGGACTGACCAAGGGGCTCGGGGGCCGGGTGGCTGCGGGGAATTCGCCAGCGCGCGCGGGCTATTCTCCCGGCGCTGCTAGCGGGCAGCCACCTCACATGTCCATAAGTCACTCAATTTGTCGGACCACCTCCTTCCCTGTGTAAAGGCGAAGGTACCCGCGTGAGC
Coding sequences:
- a CDS encoding FABP family protein encodes the protein MTSAGDTPERGSGDRAVAEAAERAKATGARNIPVFDDLPLPADTANLRDGVSLSDSLLALLPLVGVWRGEGEGRDADGDYRFGQQIVVSHDGGDYLNWEARSWRLDESGEYHSPALRETGYWRFVSDPADPHETQAIELLLAHSSGYIELFYGRPLNQSSWELVTDALARSKSGTLVGGAKRLYGIVEGGDLGYVEERVDADGGLVPHLSARLSRYVG